A part of Larkinella insperata genomic DNA contains:
- a CDS encoding LytR/AlgR family response regulator transcription factor, with protein sequence MSLAVPMKAIALDDERPALDVIDAFCGRIDSVDLVKTFTRTGEARLYLEDHPVDLIFLDINMPRESGLAFFKTINQQTLVIFTTAYSEFAVESYDVEAVDYLLKPFTYERFSQAVQRAQTRLRALRQSTNEGREGPEFPQLFFRVDYGLVKVAVADILFVEGLDNYLKIHRSQERPLVVRLTMKAMLDKLPAGSFVRVHRSYIVALDKIQAVRNKMVLIGEEDIPIGSSYEKDFFTRFRK encoded by the coding sequence ATGTCTCTCGCTGTCCCGATGAAAGCCATTGCCCTGGATGATGAGCGCCCCGCGCTGGATGTTATCGATGCCTTCTGTGGCCGCATCGATTCGGTAGATCTGGTGAAAACATTTACCCGTACCGGCGAAGCCCGGCTGTATCTGGAAGACCATCCCGTTGATTTGATCTTTCTGGATATCAACATGCCCCGCGAGTCCGGACTGGCGTTTTTCAAGACCATCAATCAGCAAACACTGGTTATTTTTACCACGGCTTACAGTGAGTTTGCCGTCGAGAGTTACGATGTGGAAGCCGTTGATTACCTGCTGAAACCGTTTACTTATGAGCGATTCAGTCAGGCGGTGCAGCGGGCCCAGACGCGGTTGCGGGCGCTCCGGCAATCCACCAACGAAGGACGCGAAGGTCCGGAGTTCCCCCAGCTCTTTTTCCGGGTCGATTACGGATTGGTGAAAGTGGCGGTAGCCGACATTCTCTTTGTGGAAGGACTGGACAATTACCTGAAAATTCATCGAAGTCAGGAGCGGCCCCTGGTCGTACGGCTTACCATGAAAGCCATGCTGGATAAACTGCCCGCGGGAAGTTTTGTCCGGGTTCACCGCTCTTACATCGTAGCGCTCGACAAAATTCAGGCGGTTCGCAACAAGATGGTCCTGATCGGGGAGGAGGACATTCCCATCGGAAGCAGTTACGAAAAAGATTTTTTTACCCGCTTCCGAAAGTAG
- a CDS encoding DUF3500 domain-containing protein, which produces MNTIGKAASGILLFTCLLVGCNSSDDSDVTPDTGETSSGITEVLSATTTATSCATTTGVAKVVCLAEAFKTTLDASQLASVQLTYSKSNAQRWSNLPEGLYRNRVGLALSSLSDTQLAAFRALMQAVLAQGTTNEGYDEMVGDLAADDYLNANGGGSEYGAGNFYLAFLGTPSTSGLWELQFGGHHYTFANTYNGGQVTGVTPSFRAVEPMATVTANNRTYQPIEQERQAFAAMLGGLSSSEQTTAKLSSTFSDVLLGPGQDGKFPTAKQGLKVGSLTAAQKTLVLNAIKLYVNDLDSETAATVLARYTSGLDNTYIAYSGTTSVTAQNDYIRIDGPDVWIEFSYQGGIVIRGVPHPHSVWRDRTTDYGGN; this is translated from the coding sequence ATGAATACGATTGGTAAAGCCGCGAGCGGCATTCTGTTATTCACCTGTCTTCTGGTGGGCTGCAACTCAAGCGATGATTCCGATGTGACGCCCGACACGGGGGAAACTTCGTCGGGCATCACCGAGGTATTATCAGCCACGACCACAGCCACCAGTTGCGCCACCACGACCGGCGTGGCCAAAGTGGTTTGTCTGGCCGAAGCCTTTAAAACAACGCTCGATGCCAGCCAACTGGCGAGCGTGCAGCTAACCTACAGCAAATCCAACGCGCAGCGCTGGTCGAATTTACCCGAGGGACTTTACCGAAACCGGGTGGGCCTTGCTCTGTCTTCGCTCAGCGACACCCAATTGGCGGCTTTCCGGGCCTTGATGCAGGCCGTGCTGGCGCAGGGGACCACCAACGAGGGCTACGACGAAATGGTGGGCGACCTGGCCGCCGACGATTACCTGAACGCCAACGGGGGAGGTTCGGAGTACGGAGCCGGCAACTTTTACCTGGCTTTTCTGGGTACGCCCAGCACCTCGGGATTGTGGGAGTTGCAGTTTGGCGGCCACCACTACACCTTTGCCAATACCTACAACGGTGGGCAGGTAACCGGGGTAACCCCTTCGTTCCGGGCTGTGGAACCGATGGCGACGGTAACGGCCAACAACCGGACCTACCAGCCCATTGAGCAAGAACGCCAGGCTTTTGCCGCTATGCTGGGCGGTTTGAGCAGCAGCGAGCAAACCACGGCCAAACTTTCGTCCACGTTTTCCGACGTTCTGCTGGGGCCCGGCCAGGACGGAAAGTTTCCAACCGCCAAACAGGGCCTGAAAGTAGGTAGCCTGACGGCGGCTCAGAAAACGCTGGTGCTCAACGCCATCAAGCTCTACGTCAATGATCTGGATAGTGAAACGGCCGCGACGGTATTGGCCAGATACACCTCGGGGTTGGATAATACCTACATCGCGTATTCGGGTACAACGTCCGTGACGGCCCAGAACGATTACATCCGCATTGACGGGCCTGATGTATGGATCGAGTTTTCGTACCAGGGCGGTATTGTGATTCGGGGGGTACCGCATCCGCACTCGGTCTGGCGGGATCGTACCACGGACTACGGTGGAAACTAA